The bacterium genome includes a window with the following:
- a CDS encoding mechanosensitive ion channel family protein has product MFTDFFIQLTLRHVLVAGGVLVGSLIVGFILDRVVLAALKRAAERTSWEGDDLLIKVLRGVAVYWLVIAGLYVAVHTLPLSTVQLHTAKRLIVVIFLISATFVGARIVAGLVDLYTRKDEATSRSASILTNVVRGTVIIIGGLIILQYLGISITPILTALGVAGLAVALALQGPLSNLFSGMQIIASRKVNTGDYIRLESGEEGYVTDINWDNTTMRQLSNNIILVPNSKLANAIVIDYNQPDKEMSVLLQVGVSYRSDLEHVEHVTIEVAKEVMQNVPGGVPTFEPFIRYHTFGDFAIGFTVILRVSEFVNQYPIKHEFIKRLHARYRKENIEIPFPIRTLEFQQLPKFETESQPKT; this is encoded by the coding sequence ATGTTCACTGATTTTTTCATTCAACTGACTCTCCGCCACGTTTTAGTTGCGGGCGGAGTGCTCGTCGGCTCACTGATCGTCGGGTTTATCCTGGATCGAGTCGTGCTGGCGGCACTCAAGCGAGCGGCCGAGCGCACCAGCTGGGAAGGGGACGATCTGCTGATCAAAGTCCTTCGCGGCGTGGCCGTCTACTGGCTCGTCATCGCAGGACTATACGTTGCGGTTCACACTCTTCCCCTCTCGACCGTTCAGCTTCATACGGCGAAGCGGCTGATTGTTGTGATCTTCCTCATCTCGGCGACGTTTGTGGGAGCGCGGATCGTTGCAGGTCTGGTGGATCTCTACACTCGAAAGGACGAAGCCACCTCACGGTCGGCATCCATTCTCACCAACGTCGTCCGGGGAACGGTCATCATTATCGGCGGCTTGATTATTCTTCAGTATCTGGGGATCTCCATTACGCCGATTCTGACGGCCCTCGGCGTCGCAGGCTTGGCGGTCGCACTGGCCTTGCAGGGGCCACTCTCCAATCTGTTTTCGGGAATGCAGATCATCGCTTCGCGCAAAGTGAACACGGGCGACTACATCCGTCTCGAAAGCGGCGAAGAAGGCTACGTCACCGACATCAATTGGGACAACACGACGATGCGGCAATTGTCCAACAACATCATTCTGGTGCCGAATTCGAAACTGGCCAACGCGATTGTCATTGACTACAACCAGCCGGACAAGGAAATGTCAGTCCTCCTACAGGTAGGAGTGTCCTACCGCAGCGACTTGGAACACGTGGAACACGTGACGATTGAAGTGGCGAAGGAGGTCATGCAGAACGTTCCCGGAGGTGTTCCGACGTTTGAACCGTTCATTCGCTACCATACGTTCGGCGACTTTGCCATCGGTTTCACGGTGATCCTGCGGGTAAGCGAGTTTGTGAATCAGTATCCAATTAAGCACGAGTTCATCAAGCGACTGCATGCGAGATACCGGAAGGAGAATATCGAGATTCCGTTCCCGATCCGCACCCTTGAATTTCAGCAACTGCCCAAGTTCGAAACGGAGAGCCAACCCAAGACGTAA